The segment TGATGAAAGGCTTTGCAGCAAGATTATCAGCTGAGCAGGTGAAGGAAATGGAGAAGAAATCAGGATTTATATCTGCGTGGCCTCAGAGGATATTGTCTTTGCATACTACACATACTCCGAGTTTTCTTGGATTGCAACAGAACGTTGGCTTGTGGAGGGATTCCAACTATGGTAAAGGCGTGATCATTGGTGTTTTAGACACCAGGATTTCACCTGACCATCCTTCATTTAGCGATGAAGGAATGGCTCCTCCGCCTGCTAAATGGAAGGGTAAGTGTGAATCGAACTTCACAACAAAGTGCAACAACAAGCTCATTGGTGCGAGGACATTCCCAATAAGCAGTGATTCACCAATTGATGAGGATGGACATGGTACACATACGGCCAGCACATCTGCAGGAAGTTTTGTGAAAGGTGCAAATGTGTATGGGAACGCTGAAGGCACCGCGGTTGGGATTGCCCCTCTTGCTCACCTGGCCATTTATAAGGTCTGCGATTCATCTGGTTGCGCAGACAGTGACATTCTAGCTGCCATGGATGCAACTATTGATGATGGAGTAGATATCCTGTCCCTTTCCCTTGGTGGTAGCAGCATCCCATTCTATAATGATCCGACTGCACTCGGTGCCTATAGTGCAGCACAAAGAGGTATTCTTGTAAGTTGCTCTGCCAGTAATAGTGGTCCATATGATAGCACCTTATCAAATGAAGCTCCATGGATTCTGACAGTAGGTGCAAGCACTATTGACAGGAAACTCAAGGCCACTGTTAAGCTCGGAAACCAACAATTATTCGAGGGCGAAACAACTTTTAGTCCAAAGGATCACAATTCAACATTTTCACCTTTGTTTGATCCTTCACTGAATGCAACTGACTTTGAAAGACCTTATTGTGGACCAGATACTCTGAGTGACCCTGAAATTAAAGGCAAAATTGTTGTGTGCAAGGCAGGTGGTGGTATTCCCAGGATAGTAAAAGGAAAAACTGTAAAAGATGCCGGAGGTGTTGGCATGATTATCATTAGTACCGCTGATGATGGTTTCACTATACCTGCCGATGCTCACGTCCTTCCGGCTCTGTATATTACCTACAAAGATGGAATGGAAATTCTTGACTACATGAACTCAACGTCAAAACCAATTGCAAGAATCGCATTTCAAGGAACAATAATTGGGGATAAACATGCTCCGGTTGTTACTGCATTTTCTTCTAGGGGACCAAGTATAGCTAGTCCTGGAATCTTGAAGCCTGATATAATTGGTCCCGGTCTTAACATTCTTGCTGCTTGGCCTACCTCCATTGACAACAAAACAAACACAAAGTCTACCTTCAACATTATATCGAGCACTTCCATGTCTTGTCCACACCTCAGTGGAGTAGCAGCATTGCTGAAAAGCACACACCCGGCTTGGTCCCCTGCAGCTATCAAATCAGCAATCATGACAACCGCTAACACGGTGAACCTTGCCAATGATCCCATCTTAGATGAGAGGCTCCTCCCAGCTAACATCTTCGCGATCGGTGCAGGACATGTCAATCCATCGAGAGCTAATGATCCAGGACTAATCTACGACACCGAATTTAAGGACTACCTGCCTTACCTCTGCGGTTTGAATTACACAAATCGACAGGTTGGAAATCTCCTGCAACGCAAAGTGGAATGTAAGGAAGTGAAAAGCATTCCTGAAGCACAATTAAATTATCCTTCATTCTCCATCGCACTCGGAGAAATTTCTCAGACTTGTACGAGAACAGTGACTAACGTCGGGGAAGCTAAATCATCTTACAGTGTGGAAATAGCTTCCCCACCCGGAGTCTCTGTGATTGTTAATCCCTCTACTCTGGAATTCTCCCAGTTGGACCAGAAGTTGAAATACCAAGTGACATTTACGAAAAGAGATAATAGCCCAAACAGTGGCATTGCTCAAGGATTCATGAAATGGAGTAGTAAGAAGTACTCAGTAAGAAGCCCAATTGCAGTTGTGCTACAGCCTACAATTGGTTTctagttttattttcttctcattttagtAATTGGAACAATGTATAACAAGCCTATGTTAGTGGTTCCAAAAGGCCCAACATCCGAAACAATGAATTGAGATGTGTtttgctctaataccatgttaaAGCAGACCATAAAAAGAGAACATGTCATTTTTTCGGGGAATCATTTTcgtttaaattttcttttctcttctctctattAGTTTGTTTCCCAACTTGTGTCCAGTCACTTCCATACTCAAAGTCCGAACCCGAAACCTATAGTTATGAATAAAGGAGTACTTCTCACTCCACCACGACCTTCATTGGTTGTTCTCTTGTCTCTTTCATTTCATCTCTTTGTTTCCTGTGCTCATCTTTCTGAGTAATTGTTCTATAAACAGAGTCCTTTTGTTGGATGAATTCTTAATGTTAAAAGGTGAATTATTTACACAACATATATGAAGGGAAACAATAAGAGATCGAGACGGATCCAAGATATAAATTTAATGGATTTAACTCTCTTGCATCGTTCaatcttttgatattttaataaatttttttacatatatatctaTACCATATCAAAAAGTTATGATTTCAAATGAGCCCACGACTAAAAGTCTATCCGCCCCTAGGGTTACATCTTCAGCTAAAATTCTCTGTGTTAACATTTCTACTAAATATCAACAATGTAATTCCAAACTCGAAAAGGGAAGAGCGTAAATAAACCTTATCCTTATGGTTATTTCCTATAGATCCTCGACTCAATGATTCTACTAAATAAGTAAATTTCATATAGATCATCGACTCAACGATTCTActaaataagtatatatattaaattccAAAATTATTATCagcatttaaaattattatcctAAAATCTCAGACTCATAAAGTTTAAATTCTGGCTTCGCTTTTGAGTCGTGGACACAGGTCGGACCTTCGCTCATAGACAATTGAatttcttttcttgaaaaaaaatatttacgatatatttttagaaaaataatcatCTGATAAACCTATATATTAGACTTATTTCTACTTTTAGTACTAGAACCCTACTACTTATTTCTATTTCTTACATACACACATTTAACTTGacatacaatttaaaaaataaatggtcTTTTAACTTGAAATTATTACCATGTCATAACATTTTTAGgccataaaaatatatcattaaaagtaaagtgaaaatttaaaaattacaatattttcacatataaaattgtatcacttattttaaaaaaaatgtgatgtaacaaaaataaaacaaaagtcaGTCCATGTCCCACCTCTCTTGAACTGAGAAGAGAAACTAGAATTTTAGCT is part of the Solanum pennellii chromosome 8, SPENNV200 genome and harbors:
- the LOC107028168 gene encoding subtilisin-like protease SBT1.7, with product MKIFFVIFATLACLSWHSMQSDLETYIVQVESPESQISTQSSRVDLESWYKSFLPKTIATAGSDEKSWLIYSYRNVMKGFAARLSAEQVKEMEKKSGFISAWPQRILSLHTTHTPSFLGLQQNVGLWRDSNYGKGVIIGVLDTRISPDHPSFSDEGMAPPPAKWKGKCESNFTTKCNNKLIGARTFPISSDSPIDEDGHGTHTASTSAGSFVKGANVYGNAEGTAVGIAPLAHLAIYKVCDSSGCADSDILAAMDATIDDGVDILSLSLGGSSIPFYNDPTALGAYSAAQRGILVSCSASNSGPYDSTLSNEAPWILTVGASTIDRKLKATVKLGNQQLFEGETTFSPKDHNSTFSPLFDPSLNATDFERPYCGPDTLSDPEIKGKIVVCKAGGGIPRIVKGKTVKDAGGVGMIIISTADDGFTIPADAHVLPALYITYKDGMEILDYMNSTSKPIARIAFQGTIIGDKHAPVVTAFSSRGPSIASPGILKPDIIGPGLNILAAWPTSIDNKTNTKSTFNIISSTSMSCPHLSGVAALLKSTHPAWSPAAIKSAIMTTANTVNLANDPILDERLLPANIFAIGAGHVNPSRANDPGLIYDTEFKDYLPYLCGLNYTNRQVGNLLQRKVECKEVKSIPEAQLNYPSFSIALGEISQTCTRTVTNVGEAKSSYSVEIASPPGVSVIVNPSTLEFSQLDQKLKYQVTFTKRDNSPNSGIAQGFMKWSSKKYSVRSPIAVVLQPTIGF